A stretch of DNA from Thermococcus sp. Bubb.Bath:
AACCGCGGAGTCGTCCTTCAGGAGGGCGTAGATGTAGGGCTCGAAAGTCCTGTCGTAATCAATCTTGAACTCGCCGTTTTCCTTCTTGAAGATCCTGATGACGGGCTTTCCATCTTCGGTTATGTAGTCAGTGTCGAGGATCATCTTTCATCACCGGAAAGGGATATTAACATCTCCTAGTTCTCCCCTTGCTTTTTTCATTTCTCTGATCTCAAGCTCAGTCTCTTCTTCGTCGAGAAAAGAGTATTCGATCCCAAGTTTGTCGAGAAGAAACGAGAGTTCTTCCAGTTTTAGCCCAAGCAACTGGGCCGCTTTCTCAAAGGTTATCTGGTGACTCACTAGAAGGCCAACTACCTTGAGGAACCGCTCTTTTTCGTGGTAGTCCTTGAAAAGGGGAAAGCTGAATACGATGCGGTCTATCTCTTCCATGCTCTCACCCACAATGTGTAGATTTTTAACCTAATAAACTTCACCGCCACATTTTTAAGCCCATCTTCAAAGGCCCTCTTATGGAGCTGTTTTACCGCGTGAGCTTTCAGGAAGTGGTGGCGGACGTGTTAAGCCTGGTTGAGGAGCGCGAGCTCTCATCGAAGCACGCATTAGAGAGGGTCTTTAAGAGGGTATCCGGAAGAGACCGCGAGAAGGCGCGCGGTTTGGCGCATGCGTACGTCTTCGAGATCGAGAAGTGGAGGGCTAAGATAAACTTCATAATCAACTCCGTCCTCAAGGGTTCAAAGATTGAAGACCTTGACCCGTATCTGGCAAATCTCCTACGCATAGGGGCCTTTGAGATACACTTCCGGAAGGTTCCTCCGGCGGTTGCTACGGACTCGATAGTCCGCGTCGTCAAGGAGAAGTTCGACTTCTCCAAAGCTAAGTTCGTCAACGCCCTAATGCACGAGATAGAGAAGTTCGACATAGAGAGAGCTTTAAAGAAGCTCAAGGAGAAGGACAGGATTGAGTGGCTCTCCGTCCGCTTCTCCCACCCGCGCTGGTATGTGGAGTACGTTATAGACCTCCTCGGCTACAACGGGGCTGTGCGGCTCCTCCTCAGCAACAATCGGCCGCAGAGATATTATGTCAGGGCGAACACGCTCAAGACCAACGTTGACTCCCTCCGAGATTACCTTGAGGAGAACGGCGTTAGGACTGCACTAACACCAGTTCCAGACGTTTTGAAGGTTCTTGAGTACAAAACACCCGTCACGAGGCTCGACTGGTACAAAGAGGGCAAGTTCGTAATCCAGGACTTGGCTTCAGCTTACGTCGTCCACGTTCTCTCTCCAGAGCCAGGAGGAAGGGTTCTGGATTTGGCAGCTGCTCCAGGCTCAAAGACCTTCCACGCGGCGGCCCTGATGGAGAATAAAGGAGAAATCGTGGCCGTTGACTACTCCTACGATAGACTGATGAGGATGAAGGAGAAGGCGAAGGTTCTTGGCGTTAAGAACGTCCGCTTCGTCCACGCTGACGGTCAGAGCTTTAGGGACAAGGAGAAGTTCGATAAGATAATTCTCGATGCGCCCTGCTCAAGCTCCGGAACCTACCGCCAGTTCCCGGAGGTGAAGTGGCGCTTCGACGACGCCAAAATCAGGAAAATCATCAGCGTCCAGAGGAACATGCTGAGGAACGCCTACGAGAACCTACTGGAAGGGGGTGAGATGACCTATTCCACCTGCTCAATTAGAATGGATGAAGACGAGGAGAACGTTCTGTTTGCGATCAACAAAGTTGGGCTTGAACTGGTGTATTACCCCTTCAGCTGGGGGGACAGGGGCTTTCTGGAGATCGGGGACAAAGTTTTCAGGGCGTGGACGCACAGGCACGACTGCAACAGCTTCTTCATAGCGAAGTTGAGAAAGTAAGTAGCTTTTTGGTTTGTTATTATTCCAAACAGTATTTAACTTTTGAAGGTTGCGTTACTAGATATCAACCATAAAATTTTTAAATATCCTCTAATTTAGAATATATGATGATTCCCATGGAAGGTTGGAAAGACCAGCTATTGAAAATATTAGTTGTTGCCCTACTTGGAGGGTATATAGTGGCTCAGGGAGGTCTTAGCTGGGCGTACTCGACAGAAGGCCTTAGTGGGAGTGGAATATCTCCAACTCTGATGGGCCAAGAATACAATAGTGTGAATCACCTTACTGTTGACCTACACTATGGACCTGGATTTGCATATGGGAATGCCTATTACCTAAGTACGCATGATAGCAACTTTATAGATGTGTACCTTGCTTCCTCAAAGATAGTTAACAGCTGGTGGCCTGACTACGAACCTGTGGAGTATCAAGTCATGATGTGGTACGGCAATGCAATTCATTCCACAACTGACCCACCTTCTAATCTCATTGGAATCTCTGATATCAGACCGCGGGGGTATGTAACAACTGGTGGTTATATAACACGTGGAGTTTCATATCAGCTTTCTTCTGGGGCTTCAGTGGGCGTGGGAAAACTTCTTGAGCTTGGTGCAGAACAGACATTTGGACTAAGCTGGTCCAGTACCGTGCCAACAGGATACTATATAGACATTGATACAAATAAGGAGGGCTACACTTACACCGCTGAGCAGATCAGGGAGGATGTTCAAAAGAAAATCTGCGAATCTGATGACACTTGTGTAGTCCTGGGGGGCGGAAACGACTGGATACTAAGATATGCTGGGGCTGTCAAAGTCACAAAGGATGAGACCTTCCCCACAACATTAAGGTTTCTTATATCCACAAGGACTCAAAACTCCCAAGCGGAGTATGTTGACAATACTCTCAGGGATCGCCCTCTGATAGTTCTCTTTGCTGTGGCAAAATACAAATCAACAAACACTTGGATTACATGGGATGACTTTAAGGTCCGAGGAATAACCTTCATACTTGGAGATAACGACCAAGCTGGAGGAGACGATGGTTACCTCTGGTACTATCGGGTTGATAAGATAACCACTTTTTCCTAACATTGGAGGTGCCATGATGAACATCGGGCCGATGGTAAAGCATTACTCGAAGGTCTTCCTCTCCTTTCTTTTCCTCGTTTTTCTCGTTGCAGTAATACCAGCGACGGCGAGCGCCATCATAAACCAGGTGACTGAGATGAGGCACGGCGAGTTTTCGGGGGAGTACTTTTCGTTCTGGTTTGTGCCGAAAGGTGACAACCATGCCGGCATCGTTTACCTGAAGAACGGAGAAGCCCTCACCGGGGCGGAACCACCTCGTCCCGTGAGGGGGTCTGGTGGTTTTTCCGTAAACGACATTCGGAGCATGTTCGCCAATGCATGGGTAATGGCCACAGAAGTTTACCTGCCGCTGTGGATTTCAGACTATTCTAAGCCTGGGAAGACTCAACAATGGACAGTTTTGGTACCCCTCGTTGGGGGGAACGGAGGGGCCGACTGCTACGTTTCGGACGAAAAGACCGCCGAGAAAATCAAAGGGACTGAGATAAAATACCATTATAGCCGCCTCGTTGGGAATGGGTATTATGATGGCATTGCAACCATAAGGGTTGGCACTGTCGGGGTGCTCTCTGGAAGCGACGAGAGGAGCAAGGTTCTTAGGGCGATTCTGAAGAGGTGGGAGAAGTACAGGGGCAATGCCTGTGTCGCATCCCCAGATTTCGCGAGAGAGTTCCTAAGACCTTACGGTATTGGGGACGACCTGGAGAATCTCTCCGTTGGCACCCAGGGGATAATAGTCATAACGGACGGGAGCCAGAGCATAGAGGATATCCATCGGGCCCTGTCCAGGGAAGCGGCCAGATACAACCTCTCCGTCGCAATGAGGGTTTTGACTCCGCGCTGGGTCTCTGCCGTTGAGTCCTCTGGGGGAAGCATCTGGGACTACCTGTGGGGGTACGTTGCCCTGCTCCTCCCGGTTTTGCCAGCCCTCCTCGTTATAATGGGGAGGGAGAAGGAAGACGAGGAGAGGATGAGGTATCTAATCTCAACCAACGGGGGAAGGAAAATCGTTCTGGATTTAATAACCGCGGGAACGGTTCTTTTTGCCCTTACACTGACGGCCCTCTTCCTCGACAGAAGGGCCTCACTCCTCTCTGTCGTCATGCTTCTGCTGATTTACACCCTCCGGAACTTCGTTGCAGGCAAGGAGTTCGGGGAAAGGTCAACTCTGGTGGTTCTTTCGTTGATTTTCCTGGGCATTTTGGGGATTGCCCTTCAGTACAACCTCCGGCTGAGGCTCTATGCATCCGGCGTTTTGGGTTACCTCTTTTCCCTTGGAAATTCCGACGCTTCTCTTTTGCTCTTCGGAGTGACCTTCAGGTACCTCCCAGAAGTCCTGGTCTCCGTGGGACTCCTCTCGCTCCTTTTCCCC
This window harbors:
- a CDS encoding RsmB/NOP family class I SAM-dependent RNA methyltransferase yields the protein MELFYRVSFQEVVADVLSLVEERELSSKHALERVFKRVSGRDREKARGLAHAYVFEIEKWRAKINFIINSVLKGSKIEDLDPYLANLLRIGAFEIHFRKVPPAVATDSIVRVVKEKFDFSKAKFVNALMHEIEKFDIERALKKLKEKDRIEWLSVRFSHPRWYVEYVIDLLGYNGAVRLLLSNNRPQRYYVRANTLKTNVDSLRDYLEENGVRTALTPVPDVLKVLEYKTPVTRLDWYKEGKFVIQDLASAYVVHVLSPEPGGRVLDLAAAPGSKTFHAAALMENKGEIVAVDYSYDRLMRMKEKAKVLGVKNVRFVHADGQSFRDKEKFDKIILDAPCSSSGTYRQFPEVKWRFDDAKIRKIISVQRNMLRNAYENLLEGGEMTYSTCSIRMDEDEENVLFAINKVGLELVYYPFSWGDRGFLEIGDKVFRAWTHRHDCNSFFIAKLRK